Proteins found in one Terribacillus sp. DMT04 genomic segment:
- a CDS encoding MFS transporter, which translates to MFKSLHPNIRIRIYTSFMSRMIGSMIFPFMAVYFVQETNATIAGVLMMINIIIQFLASLYGGHLADRIGRKRMMVLGETAKTAAFIGMAAVNTPTYTSAAITFAMLMIISIASGMITPAQEAMLIDVSTPETRAYMYSINYWATNLSLMIGLAIGGWLFQDYMFQLLLGLVVMSVITLVITRAFIQETYTVSSAMKQKSRLGLKSLFESYRSVSKDTAFLLFVLSGIAILSLEFQRSNYLTVRLEKDITEMGFSIFSFDFSLDGLRLVSLLTVENTLLIVLFTGLVTKLIKGRNERLVMYIGFVLFGLGFAMMAVSNNPFLLVTAVLILSIGELMYVPTRQTMLADMVDDTKRGTYMAFHGFVFQFGKLIGAGGIIVGEAVGQYAMGISYILLTILGILFCEMARRQRFTSLGRTAVKEKSKLI; encoded by the coding sequence ATGTTTAAAAGTCTGCATCCGAATATACGGATACGAATTTATACTTCTTTTATGAGCCGAATGATTGGCTCGATGATTTTTCCGTTCATGGCGGTTTACTTTGTACAGGAGACGAATGCAACGATTGCTGGTGTGCTCATGATGATTAACATTATTATTCAATTTCTGGCAAGTTTGTATGGCGGCCATTTAGCGGATCGAATCGGCAGAAAGCGTATGATGGTGCTTGGAGAGACGGCGAAAACAGCGGCGTTTATTGGAATGGCTGCAGTGAATACACCTACTTATACGTCGGCAGCTATCACCTTTGCTATGCTGATGATAATCAGTATAGCTAGCGGGATGATTACGCCGGCCCAAGAGGCGATGCTTATAGATGTTAGTACACCAGAAACACGTGCTTATATGTATAGCATTAACTACTGGGCAACGAATCTATCCTTAATGATTGGACTTGCAATTGGCGGTTGGCTGTTTCAAGATTATATGTTCCAACTGCTGCTTGGCTTAGTCGTTATGTCGGTTATAACGCTAGTAATTACAAGGGCTTTTATTCAAGAAACGTATACAGTGAGCTCAGCAATGAAACAGAAGAGCCGGCTCGGATTGAAATCGCTGTTTGAAAGTTACCGTAGTGTGAGTAAAGATACAGCTTTTTTATTATTTGTGCTAAGTGGTATCGCTATTCTTTCGCTTGAGTTTCAGCGGAGTAACTACCTAACAGTGCGGCTGGAGAAAGACATTACGGAAATGGGGTTCTCTATTTTTAGTTTTGATTTCTCTTTGGATGGACTGCGGCTGGTCAGTCTCTTAACGGTAGAAAATACATTATTGATTGTTCTGTTTACAGGACTGGTTACCAAGCTGATTAAGGGGCGCAATGAACGACTCGTGATGTATATCGGTTTTGTCTTGTTTGGGTTAGGATTTGCTATGATGGCTGTCAGCAATAATCCATTTCTCCTCGTGACAGCTGTGCTGATTCTTTCTATCGGTGAATTGATGTATGTTCCGACGAGGCAGACGATGCTGGCAGATATGGTGGATGATACAAAGCGTGGGACTTACATGGCATTTCACGGGTTTGTGTTCCAATTCGGTAAGCTGATAGGTGCAGGCGGCATCATCGTGGGAGAAGCAGTCGGCCAGTATGCGATGGGAATCAGTTATATCCTTCTTACTATACTTGGTATTCTATTTTGTGAAATGGCACGGCGCCAGCGTTTTACAAGCCTGGGCCGTACGGCAGTAAAGGAGAAATCTAAACTTATCTAA
- a CDS encoding LURP-one-related/scramblase family protein: MGTYYIKQKVFSFKDSFSVFDAEQQEIYRVTSKLFSMQDRLTITDLKDNPLVEIKQKLAFWKPRYVIEENGKQVAEVTKNFTFFKANFSLRPQNWTLEGDVWSRQYTLADENGPLMHVNKKWLSWGDTYELQMEDETHLLTYIAIMIVLDMVLHNDNNGFSFDGGGGE; this comes from the coding sequence ATGGGCACATATTATATCAAACAAAAGGTCTTCAGCTTTAAAGATAGCTTTTCTGTTTTTGATGCAGAACAACAGGAGATTTATCGGGTGACATCCAAGCTTTTCTCGATGCAGGATCGTTTGACGATAACGGATTTGAAGGATAATCCGCTTGTTGAAATTAAGCAGAAACTCGCTTTTTGGAAGCCTAGATATGTAATTGAAGAAAACGGGAAACAAGTAGCTGAAGTAACGAAAAATTTCACTTTTTTTAAAGCGAATTTTTCCTTGCGGCCGCAGAACTGGACGTTGGAAGGTGATGTTTGGTCCCGGCAGTACACATTAGCCGATGAGAACGGTCCGTTGATGCATGTAAATAAAAAGTGGCTCTCTTGGGGGGATACGTACGAGCTGCAGATGGAAGATGAAACACATCTGCTTACGTATATAGCCATCATGATTGTACTGGATATGGTTCTTCACAATGATAATAATGGTTTCTCGTTTGATGGCGGCGGTGGAGAATGA
- a CDS encoding NAD(P)H-binding protein yields MQTEQKKRPVVALSGASGYIGSHLLEKLKKRFDIIALSRSGDKRENTEQVTWRSCDLFSQVDTEKGLKGADIAVYLVHSMKPSAKLTQARFEDMDVILADNFAQAAKKNGIKQIVYLSGIIPPEEKLSRHLRSRLEVEKILGSYGVPVTTIRAGLIVGPKGSSFPIAEKLVNRLPVMLLPSWTRTKTHPIALADVLTALQRSVGNRDVDNKAIDVGGPEVMTYKELLQNLAHVMGKNFRSVNVPFPTVNLSRLWVSLVSGMPKETVYPLIESLSHPMVASKSHYAEGISDGRITFEEAAKQALKEEEQSKSSSSKKSKIPSLPPRQDVRSVQRMPLPSGQDAGWAARHYMHWISESLRPFVRTKVDEQLNCKIYLSFMQQPLLILSYAKERSTSHRALYYITGGLFANAKESQQGRIEFRQIPGKQEMIVAIHEYLPALPWIVYKYTQAPIHMIVMFLYRRHLEKIVNHKKPIPTGRQLAGQH; encoded by the coding sequence ATGCAGACAGAACAGAAGAAACGGCCAGTTGTTGCTTTGTCAGGAGCAAGCGGCTATATTGGCAGTCACCTTTTGGAAAAGCTGAAAAAACGCTTTGATATCATTGCGTTGTCACGCAGCGGCGATAAGCGAGAAAATACAGAACAAGTCACATGGCGGTCATGCGACTTATTCTCCCAAGTGGATACCGAAAAAGGACTAAAAGGAGCAGACATTGCTGTTTATCTTGTTCATTCTATGAAACCATCCGCAAAACTAACACAAGCTCGTTTTGAAGATATGGATGTTATTCTTGCTGATAACTTTGCGCAAGCAGCGAAGAAGAATGGTATAAAGCAAATTGTCTACTTAAGCGGAATTATCCCGCCCGAGGAGAAGCTTTCGCGCCACTTGCGCAGCAGACTGGAAGTAGAGAAGATTCTTGGATCTTATGGCGTTCCTGTTACTACGATAAGAGCAGGTCTGATTGTTGGCCCGAAAGGTTCGTCTTTCCCAATCGCAGAAAAGTTAGTGAATCGGCTGCCTGTCATGCTGCTGCCGAGCTGGACAAGAACGAAGACACATCCTATCGCTTTAGCTGACGTGCTAACCGCTTTACAGAGAAGTGTCGGAAACCGCGATGTGGATAATAAAGCAATCGACGTTGGCGGACCTGAGGTGATGACATATAAAGAGTTACTCCAAAATCTCGCACATGTTATGGGTAAGAACTTTCGCAGTGTTAATGTTCCCTTTCCTACTGTCAACCTCTCGCGCCTGTGGGTTTCTCTCGTTAGCGGCATGCCAAAGGAAACCGTGTACCCGTTGATTGAGAGCTTGTCTCATCCAATGGTTGCGAGCAAATCTCATTACGCAGAAGGAATAAGCGATGGCAGGATCACATTTGAAGAAGCAGCCAAGCAGGCACTGAAAGAAGAAGAGCAAAGCAAAAGTTCTTCAAGCAAGAAATCTAAAATCCCGTCTCTTCCGCCGCGGCAGGATGTCCGGTCTGTTCAGCGTATGCCACTCCCTTCCGGCCAGGATGCCGGCTGGGCTGCACGACATTACATGCATTGGATTTCCGAGTCGCTGAGACCTTTTGTACGAACGAAAGTAGATGAGCAGCTGAACTGCAAAATCTATCTGTCATTCATGCAACAGCCATTGCTGATCTTGTCTTACGCAAAAGAAAGAAGTACTTCGCATCGTGCACTGTACTATATAACTGGCGGACTGTTTGCCAACGCAAAAGAAAGCCAGCAAGGACGCATTGAGTTTCGCCAAATACCAGGCAAGCAAGAGATGATTGTGGCAATACATGAATATCTTCCGGCTCTGCCTTGGATTGTATATAAATATACACAAGCACCAATTCATATGATTGTCATGTTCCTTTACCGGAGACATTTAGAAAAGATTGTTAATCACAAAAAGCCTATCCCCACTGGCCGGCAACTTGCTGGGCAGCACTAA
- a CDS encoding FUSC family protein, producing the protein MKDYQLPQAPTRLALRDALRVRSAAFPWNRAIGSGLATCLPIVIGLLLGDIIHGFSAALGAFTFLYIGAETYKQRAKKLAAVAVCLTIAMVLGTLLAPYMFTLSIVAGVIGVIAFYVLNTFQLVIPGPMFFVLIFCLATGLPVDPQSAWERGFYVLLGGALSWLLAMASWIWAKKNHEKQVIIKSYRQLMAMLQSIGTTSFFQMQHLTVLTLKQADRIIYDSKRKPSTLRLHELATDIFHTMTQLKNANLTSEQLQAMETQLHAVIDAIEGAKGNWPAHNTSCESLKMLQLELEQAYTLASQEEAEAFTSVKTESAWRLLVSGISFTNLTVRHALFYGLFIMIASLLAHSLGFNRPYWVPVACAAVLIGANTTLTIHRAIQRSLGTIVGTVIGGLILSLEPSGYYLIAAVGILQLCVELSIVRNYVFANMFIAPLVLVIVETMNPGNAISYFVTARVVDTIFGSIIAIAAVLLLWRGIHSRFLPFLLKDSIQHMQELLHAIHTDKQERKQLKKLTNSLIGLRAAYERSLGDFSASQQQAEILWPAIMHAQHAGYLLMAFQKRKDKLSDGHYDALQNQLANVLTILNTKQPAALQAYHELNLQKELNQLQTVLAQLYMETNKTTLAPS; encoded by the coding sequence ATGAAAGATTATCAATTGCCACAAGCACCAACACGACTTGCACTTCGCGATGCACTGCGTGTACGTTCAGCAGCATTTCCTTGGAACAGAGCGATTGGATCTGGTCTCGCTACTTGTTTACCGATAGTAATCGGCTTGCTGCTCGGCGATATTATTCATGGATTTTCCGCTGCGCTAGGCGCTTTCACTTTCCTATATATAGGCGCAGAAACATACAAACAACGTGCAAAGAAACTAGCTGCAGTTGCTGTCTGCCTTACAATTGCCATGGTGCTTGGAACATTACTTGCACCGTATATGTTCACCCTATCCATTGTTGCCGGAGTTATCGGTGTAATTGCCTTTTACGTCTTGAACACCTTTCAGCTTGTTATACCCGGTCCTATGTTCTTTGTCCTCATCTTCTGCTTGGCCACAGGATTGCCAGTTGATCCGCAGAGTGCCTGGGAAAGAGGCTTTTACGTTTTACTAGGCGGCGCACTTTCCTGGCTGCTTGCAATGGCGAGCTGGATTTGGGCAAAAAAAAATCATGAAAAACAAGTTATTATAAAATCTTATCGCCAGTTGATGGCGATGCTGCAATCGATTGGGACAACATCCTTCTTTCAGATGCAGCATTTAACTGTCCTGACATTAAAGCAAGCTGACCGCATTATTTATGATAGTAAACGAAAGCCAAGTACACTGCGCTTGCACGAGCTTGCGACAGATATCTTTCATACAATGACGCAGCTCAAGAATGCTAATTTGACTTCGGAACAACTGCAAGCGATGGAAACACAGCTCCACGCAGTAATAGATGCAATAGAAGGTGCAAAAGGAAATTGGCCAGCACATAACACCTCCTGTGAATCATTAAAAATGCTTCAGCTGGAATTAGAGCAGGCCTATACATTAGCTTCGCAGGAAGAAGCAGAAGCGTTCACCTCAGTTAAAACAGAATCTGCTTGGAGATTGCTTGTCAGCGGAATCTCGTTTACCAATCTCACTGTCCGGCATGCTTTGTTTTACGGCCTGTTTATCATGATTGCCTCCCTGCTGGCACATAGTTTAGGATTCAACCGCCCCTATTGGGTTCCAGTAGCTTGTGCAGCTGTACTGATTGGTGCTAACACAACACTTACCATTCACCGGGCAATCCAGCGGTCGCTTGGTACGATTGTCGGCACCGTAATCGGCGGCCTGATTTTGTCACTAGAACCGTCAGGCTACTATTTAATTGCTGCTGTTGGTATATTGCAGCTTTGTGTGGAATTATCTATTGTACGAAACTATGTCTTTGCCAACATGTTCATCGCACCACTTGTACTGGTCATCGTGGAAACAATGAATCCTGGCAATGCGATTAGTTATTTTGTGACAGCTAGAGTTGTCGATACTATTTTCGGCAGCATCATTGCGATTGCAGCTGTCTTGCTTTTATGGAGAGGTATTCACTCTCGCTTCTTGCCATTCTTATTGAAAGACAGCATACAGCATATGCAAGAGCTGCTTCACGCCATTCATACAGATAAGCAAGAACGAAAACAGTTGAAAAAACTAACAAACAGCTTAATAGGATTGCGTGCTGCTTATGAACGAAGCCTGGGAGATTTCTCTGCTTCTCAGCAGCAGGCAGAGATACTATGGCCAGCTATTATGCATGCACAGCACGCCGGGTATTTGCTCATGGCTTTCCAGAAACGGAAAGACAAGCTATCGGATGGGCACTATGATGCGCTGCAGAACCAGCTTGCAAATGTATTGACTATCCTTAATACCAAACAGCCCGCAGCTCTGCAAGCGTACCATGAACTTAATCTGCAAAAAGAATTGAACCAGCTTCAAACTGTCCTGGCACAGCTTTATATGGAAACAAATAAAACGACACTTGCACCAAGCTGA
- a CDS encoding DsbA family protein, producing MAKKKKPAGNTPQAASKTSKVIVWIVLAIVLLVAALVLINSYTGSSSDEAKEINYENQPVLGDENAPVKIVEFGDYKCIHCQNFHDSNFPVIDQELIQTGKASFYFMNMPIINQQSNEAAHFAEAVYQVLGDDVFWDFHDALYEEDLNTAFSEELFMDKLRNIVSTEEAEEVLHVYQEDGAEDAVESDKETAADLDVEGTPTIFVNGKLFEGEDMNDLIEMVNKETQGAN from the coding sequence ATGGCGAAAAAGAAAAAGCCAGCAGGCAATACACCACAGGCTGCATCCAAAACATCCAAAGTTATTGTGTGGATTGTCCTGGCGATTGTCTTGTTGGTTGCTGCATTGGTTCTGATTAACTCTTATACGGGATCATCTAGTGACGAAGCAAAGGAAATTAATTACGAAAATCAGCCAGTCCTCGGCGATGAAAATGCGCCGGTCAAAATAGTGGAATTTGGTGATTATAAATGTATCCACTGTCAGAACTTCCACGACAGTAACTTCCCGGTTATTGACCAAGAATTAATCCAAACCGGCAAAGCGAGTTTCTACTTTATGAACATGCCGATTATTAATCAGCAATCAAATGAAGCAGCGCATTTTGCAGAAGCTGTTTATCAAGTGCTTGGCGATGACGTATTCTGGGATTTCCATGATGCCTTATACGAAGAAGACTTGAACACAGCATTCTCTGAAGAACTGTTTATGGACAAGCTTCGTAATATTGTCAGCACAGAAGAAGCCGAAGAAGTGCTGCATGTGTATCAGGAAGATGGAGCCGAGGATGCAGTTGAATCGGATAAAGAGACAGCAGCAGATCTAGATGTAGAAGGAACTCCTACTATCTTTGTTAACGGAAAACTTTTCGAAGGCGAAGACATGAATGATTTGATAGAAATGGTGAATAAGGAAACACAGGGGGCAAATTAA
- a CDS encoding disulfide oxidoreductase translates to MNKSLLIAWVAALFATLGSLYFSEIMKFVPCTLCWYQRILMYPMAIILGIAFYKNDLRIYQYALPLSILGFLVSGYHYLHQKVPALQDASICSSGVPCSGYYINWLGFITIPLLAFTAFTSITICLFILRSKRA, encoded by the coding sequence ATGAATAAAAGTCTCCTCATTGCTTGGGTTGCTGCGCTGTTTGCTACATTGGGCAGTCTTTACTTCAGCGAAATCATGAAATTCGTTCCATGCACATTATGCTGGTATCAGCGGATTTTGATGTACCCAATGGCGATTATTCTAGGTATTGCATTCTATAAGAATGATTTGCGGATTTATCAATATGCACTGCCGCTTAGTATCTTAGGATTTCTTGTTTCTGGATACCATTATCTGCATCAAAAAGTACCTGCTTTGCAGGACGCTAGTATTTGTTCAAGCGGTGTGCCTTGCTCCGGTTATTATATTAATTGGCTCGGTTTCATTACGATCCCGCTTCTGGCTTTTACTGCATTTACGAGTATCACAATTTGTTTGTTTATCTTGCGCAGTAAGCGTGCATAA
- a CDS encoding LrgB family protein → MTTALIILIGTIVTYVIYRASKVVYKKWPLPFFHPLLLCPLILIAIIQLSSLQPSDYALSSSLWTHMLGPATVAFAIPIYKHAPLLRKNIIIILTSIAAGTLVAIGSSLLLSLVLHFNGDLLISILPRSITTPIAIEVSKTIGGLPTLTTVFVIVTGVTGGIIGPYVIRLMSLKSPVARGLALGMGAHGVGTNKAMEYGEQEGTFSTIGMIMAAGMTLVWAGLLIPSLLQITIL, encoded by the coding sequence ATGACAACTGCGCTAATCATCTTAATCGGCACGATTGTAACCTACGTTATCTACCGCGCATCGAAGGTTGTGTATAAAAAATGGCCGCTGCCATTCTTTCACCCGCTGCTGCTGTGTCCGTTGATTTTGATTGCTATCATTCAGTTGTCTTCCTTGCAGCCGAGTGATTATGCATTATCATCCAGCCTTTGGACACATATGCTCGGTCCTGCTACGGTTGCATTTGCTATACCAATTTACAAGCATGCACCGCTATTACGAAAAAACATTATAATTATCTTGACCAGTATTGCAGCTGGAACACTTGTCGCCATCGGGTCTTCTTTACTGCTTAGTCTCGTCTTGCATTTCAACGGCGACTTACTCATCAGTATTCTGCCTCGATCCATTACAACACCTATCGCAATTGAAGTATCAAAAACAATTGGCGGCTTACCAACACTGACAACGGTATTTGTGATTGTTACGGGTGTAACAGGCGGCATCATCGGCCCTTACGTCATTCGCCTGATGTCACTTAAATCACCCGTCGCTCGCGGGCTGGCACTCGGCATGGGAGCACATGGTGTAGGTACAAACAAAGCAATGGAATACGGCGAACAAGAAGGAACTTTCTCTACCATTGGAATGATTATGGCTGCTGGTATGACTTTGGTTTGGGCAGGACTGCTTATCCCTTCCTTACTGCAAATTACTATATTATAA
- a CDS encoding CidA/LrgA family protein, whose protein sequence is MVRKTLTILSQLALIHVFYFAGVGLAHILALPVPGSIVGLVLLLLSLFAGIVKLEWIEKAGGWLLAELLLFFVPSAVGILNYKEILNWQGLETLLLILISTFIVMAATGFTAERLYRRKRKGEHHL, encoded by the coding sequence ATGGTTCGAAAAACACTTACCATCCTTTCTCAGCTAGCGCTCATTCACGTATTTTATTTTGCCGGTGTCGGCTTAGCACATATATTAGCACTTCCGGTACCAGGCTCCATCGTAGGTCTGGTCTTGTTATTACTAAGCTTATTTGCAGGTATCGTCAAGTTGGAGTGGATTGAAAAAGCAGGGGGCTGGCTGTTAGCTGAACTTCTGCTTTTCTTTGTCCCTTCAGCAGTTGGTATTCTGAATTACAAAGAAATTTTAAACTGGCAAGGACTGGAGACGCTGCTGCTAATTCTAATCAGCACCTTCATCGTGATGGCCGCTACTGGGTTTACTGCTGAAAGATTGTATCGACGAAAAAGGAAAGGAGAGCATCATTTATGA
- a CDS encoding LysR family transcriptional regulator, with translation MELRQLRYLVEIVKQKRLTKAAENLHISQPALSKTIKSLEEELGITLFKRSNKSSTLTDAGKVVYTYSQQVLAQLDEMQTTLQDLTDLQQGAVTIGIPPIIGSLFFPKVMARFHQTYPNVTINITEYGAARVVKAVDEGEFELGVAVMPIDAKEFNYYPIVEEDMKLMVHREHPLADRSLVELKELKNEDFIFYNEEFALHDIMRKRCIEEGFEPHILFKSAQWDFISEMVAANLGVSVLPESICNRTYNADIRIIDLTPSIPWNLAIITKKEKYISYAGRRFIEFFL, from the coding sequence ATGGAATTGCGCCAGCTACGCTATCTAGTCGAAATTGTAAAACAAAAGAGACTTACGAAAGCAGCAGAAAACTTGCACATATCTCAGCCAGCACTCAGCAAGACTATCAAAAGTCTGGAAGAAGAATTAGGTATCACCTTGTTCAAACGTTCGAACAAATCCAGTACCCTAACAGATGCCGGTAAAGTTGTTTATACGTACAGCCAGCAAGTACTTGCACAATTAGATGAGATGCAGACGACTCTCCAAGATCTTACCGACTTACAGCAGGGAGCTGTCACGATTGGTATTCCGCCTATTATCGGGAGTCTCTTCTTTCCAAAGGTAATGGCTCGCTTCCATCAGACTTACCCAAATGTCACTATTAATATTACCGAATACGGTGCAGCTCGCGTCGTGAAAGCTGTTGATGAAGGAGAATTCGAGCTAGGTGTCGCCGTGATGCCAATAGATGCGAAAGAGTTCAATTATTATCCGATTGTCGAGGAAGACATGAAGCTAATGGTTCATCGGGAGCACCCGCTAGCTGATCGAAGTCTTGTTGAATTAAAAGAATTAAAGAATGAAGACTTTATCTTCTATAATGAGGAGTTTGCGCTTCACGATATTATGCGAAAACGTTGTATTGAAGAAGGCTTTGAACCTCATATTCTTTTTAAAAGTGCACAATGGGATTTTATTAGTGAAATGGTAGCAGCCAACTTAGGTGTCAGCGTTCTTCCAGAGTCCATTTGCAATCGTACGTATAATGCAGATATACGTATTATTGATTTAACACCTTCTATCCCTTGGAATCTGGCTATTATTACGAAAAAGGAGAAGTATATTTCTTATGCAGGCAGAAGGTTCATTGAATTCTTTCTGTAA
- a CDS encoding GNAT family N-acetyltransferase: MGYEISSLTADDAYTVLHWRYSPPYDLYNLTYTEGAVMMLMVGDYYGVYEGGSLLGYFCVGEDAQVPGGNYSDRTYLDIGIGMAPQLTGQGRGKVFFRDIQNWIEENKQQTHLRLTVAAFNERAIHLYKNAGFRETGRFVRDADQLLFLIMTKSPC; this comes from the coding sequence ATGGGTTACGAGATAAGTTCATTGACTGCTGATGATGCATATACAGTTTTACACTGGCGTTATTCCCCGCCTTATGATTTGTACAACCTTACCTATACAGAAGGTGCGGTGATGATGCTTATGGTAGGTGACTATTACGGTGTGTACGAAGGTGGGTCACTGCTTGGCTATTTCTGTGTCGGAGAAGATGCGCAGGTTCCTGGTGGCAATTACAGTGACAGAACCTACTTGGATATCGGGATTGGTATGGCGCCGCAATTGACCGGACAGGGGAGAGGGAAGGTCTTCTTTCGTGACATTCAAAATTGGATAGAAGAAAATAAGCAGCAAACACATCTCAGGCTCACAGTTGCAGCATTTAATGAACGCGCTATTCATTTATATAAAAATGCTGGATTTCGAGAAACAGGGCGTTTTGTGCGTGATGCAGATCAATTATTATTCCTTATTATGACAAAGAGCCCATGTTAA
- a CDS encoding FAD-binding oxidoreductase, with protein MHIAVIGAGIAGSATAYQLAKAGMQVTVIDRFDTGQATDAAAGIVCPWLSQRRNKDWYRLAKGGASYYPQLIEELRQDGEEETGYARVGAISLHHDPKKLDGMRERAEKRKADAPEIGTITPLEEEARKLFPLLAPGYGAVHVSGAARVDGRALRNSLHRAAQKHGARFIQADAALSLNAGNIAVTAGNEVLLPDQVIVTAGAWAKQLLEPLGYNLQVSFQKAQICHLQLTDRQTAAWPVIMPPNDQYLLAFPDGKIVAGATHENDTMMDTRITASGVHEVLNKAFQVAPGLEQASLAETRVGFRPFTPGFLPVFGQMPGHNNLHVINGLGASGLTMGPYIASQLAKLVLGEEPTIDVSAYNPEKALT; from the coding sequence ATGCACATAGCAGTAATTGGAGCAGGAATTGCAGGATCGGCGACTGCTTACCAGCTTGCGAAAGCAGGCATGCAAGTAACCGTCATCGATCGTTTTGACACAGGACAAGCTACAGACGCCGCAGCAGGAATAGTCTGCCCATGGCTGTCACAGCGCCGAAATAAGGATTGGTACCGGTTAGCGAAAGGCGGTGCCAGTTACTATCCCCAACTTATCGAAGAACTTCGTCAAGATGGAGAAGAAGAAACAGGCTACGCTCGCGTAGGCGCCATTAGCTTACATCATGACCCAAAAAAACTGGACGGAATGCGGGAACGTGCAGAAAAGCGGAAAGCCGACGCCCCGGAAATCGGTACCATTACACCGCTTGAAGAAGAAGCACGCAAGCTGTTCCCACTGCTTGCACCTGGCTACGGCGCTGTTCATGTCAGCGGTGCAGCACGGGTTGACGGCAGAGCACTACGGAATAGTTTACACCGCGCAGCTCAAAAACACGGAGCACGCTTTATACAAGCTGATGCAGCATTATCGTTAAACGCTGGAAACATAGCCGTGACAGCAGGCAATGAAGTACTTTTACCTGATCAAGTCATCGTGACAGCAGGCGCATGGGCAAAACAGCTGTTAGAGCCATTAGGCTATAATCTGCAAGTCAGCTTTCAGAAAGCGCAGATTTGCCACTTGCAGCTAACAGACAGACAAACAGCTGCATGGCCAGTCATTATGCCGCCTAATGATCAATACTTGCTCGCTTTTCCAGATGGCAAAATCGTTGCTGGTGCGACACATGAAAATGACACCATGATGGATACACGCATCACAGCAAGCGGTGTTCATGAAGTATTAAACAAAGCGTTCCAAGTAGCTCCGGGACTGGAACAAGCAAGCTTAGCCGAAACACGGGTCGGCTTTCGTCCATTCACCCCGGGTTTTCTGCCGGTATTTGGGCAAATGCCAGGTCACAATAATTTACATGTTATTAATGGCTTAGGAGCATCCGGTCTTACAATGGGACCTTACATCGCCTCTCAGCTTGCGAAGCTCGTGCTGGGCGAAGAACCAACAATTGACGTCTCTGCTTATAATCCGGAAAAAGCCCTCACCTAA